In Chlorobiota bacterium, the sequence AGAATCGGGTGCATTCTTTGGAGGCGTGAACTCACTTTCGTTGCAATATGGGCGGCATGGTCCCAGCCGTGCCCCGGGATTTGATTGCCGAATAATTTCTGCGTCGGGTGGATCTATCGGGCAGATGTCAGCACCCGAGGGAACAGCAGTCTGCCAACTAAACACTTGGCGTTGCTGCGAAACATCATAGCAGATCTTAAATTCACGCAAGCAGCATTGAACTTCGCCATTGCATGAGTAATACCGGTTCGAAATTCGCACAGGCACTTGAGGGGTCGGAGGCGTAGAAGCGAATGGCTGGGCATCCTTTTTCCCACCAGAAGTATCAATACGGTGAAATTCAACAGGTATGTTTCTGGTCAGCACGGCCATGCACGTTGCATACGTGGCGCGGAAAATTTTCTGGCCGTTCGGGCACAGAAAACTCTGGTAATCTTGTTGTAGATCAGGATTGTTTGGATCTAACGCAAGTGCATTTTGTGCAAGGATAAATTTTTGATCGAATAGCAGGATGGCCAACCGCTTCAATGCTGAATGGAAGAGTTGCTGAAGGAATTGATCTTGGTCAAAGCTGCTGGTATAAGCATTGTGCAAATCATAGCAGGGGTTTGATGGATCGTTCGGATTATTGATGTCAGGAATTTGCCAGTCAATATCGAACAACTGATAATAGAACGTGTTCAACCCGCAGTCCCGTACTCGATAATTAATTGTTAGCGGGCAAGAAGGAAATTCTGGGATGGTAGTTATAAAGTAGCCATACTGCCAAGGTGCTGTGCAGTTGACTTGCTCCTCGCGGCAATCGCTGCTGCCTCCACTAGGCTGCGCGACTACCTGATGACCGATGACAACGAAAAAAACAAGCGTTAGCAGTAACCTCCATAACGAACGCTGTGTTGGCTTGCCGTGTGCCGTGTGCCGTGTGCCGTGTGTGGCAGGATGTGGACGCTGTTCATGGTGAACTCCGTGATAATGGATAAATGTGGAAAAGCTGCCTGCAGTGGTTGCAAGCAATGATGAACAAATAAGACACCACTACGCAGATGTGGTGGATGTTAGGGGGGGCAGACGGGGAGCAAAATAGGGAATCGCGTGGGGGAGAAACAAGGCAAAGAGAGAGATTTTTTCATCCAACTAAAAAAAAGCCGATGCCCCGTTAGGCGGACGGGGCATCGGCGTGTCTGAACCGTTACAACGGATTCAGGAAGCCTTGCTCATGTACACGATCTTGCGGATCGTGTCGTACTGCAGGTAGGGATGCAGTTCTTGCAGCTTATCTAACGCGTCGCTGGCGGTCATCTTTTTGCGCATCTCGCGGTAGGTTTTCCGAATCTGGAAATCGCGAACCGATTTGGCATCGAACAGCCGATGCTGCTGCAGCAGCGCGAACGTGTCATCATCAATAAAATCCCCCAATGGATTCAGCCGCACTTCCGGGGTGCTGGTGAACCCATCATCGGCACGGATTTCTTCCGGGGCTTCCTTCTGTTCTTTCAGTGCCATTTGTGCCATCCTAATTCGTGAACGAACTGTTGTTGCTGACATTGGATTGATCCTCCTGTTCAATGTGTGCAGTTGAGTGATTGCTTCACACCCACGTGTGTGCTCATGGTATCGGTTGGCCTATGCGCGTGCTCCGGTGTTCTGCTCCATCTGGTTGCGTACGATTGCTGTGCAAAGCAGGGTATCCATTTCCTTCCTCTCCCGTTTCTTTTCTCTGAACTGTTATTGATTGATCGCCTTTTCAAGCCCAGCTGTTTGAAATTGGGCATGAAAAAAGCCGAATGGATTGCATTCGGCTGAGACATTGCCCACAAGGCGTTCCCGAATGCTGATCTGCTGGTTACTGGCTGCACCCTTGCTCCCGCAAACGCGCCGCCGTTGGGACGGATAGACCGTAGTGTTGTAACCGAGTAATCAGGATTCGATAATCGCTGTTGCCTTGTGTTGAATTGGATTGGAGGAGTACTGCGTGCCATAAAGACACAGCCGCGCCGCCGTTTGTTACATCGCCCGATAAAAAAGAATCCTGCCTCCTCTTCCTCTCACCTATCGCCGTTCCCCGTACTCTGCTAACACAGGAAACAGCGGAAATGTTAGCGGAAGCCGATTGCGGTGCTAATTTGTTCCCCCTGCCTATGCCACGCGTTGCCATTATCCTTTCCGGCGTGGAGTCTGGCGCGCGGCGGGGGCAACGGTGGTTGGGCTAAGCAACCGGAAGCTCCACGGCCCGGCTCGGCGGCCCGCCCGTTCCAGCTGGTTCATGCTTTTTGGGCAACCGAGCCGGGGTTTCTTGCAAGCCGCATTGCCCAGCAGTTGGGAATCCCTTCGATTGTTTCCGTGGCTGGGGGGGGAGTTCTCTGCGTTTGGCCAGTTCGGCTACGGGGCGCAGCGGACCCGCCGGGGAAGGTGGATCGTGGCCGCCACGTTGCGCCGCGCAACCGCCGTGACCGCAGGCTCGCGCTGGGTTGCTGAACTTGCCCCATCCCCCCCACCGCCGCCGCATCCTGCCGATGCCGCTGGGGGTGGAGCTTGGGGCGTTTGCCCCGGCATCGCTTCGCACGGGGAATCGCGTGCTGGTTGCTTCCTCGATGATCCCCCTGAAAGATTATCCAACAATGCTGCGTGCGGTGGCCATTGCTCGCGTGCGGTTGCCGGAACTTCAGCTGGAGGTTGCCGGGGCCGGAACGGAAATGGAGCGCGTGCGCAGAATGGCCTTCGATGCAGGGCTGGCCGATTCCACAAACTTCTTGGGGTTTGTTCCCGACGACGAAATGCCGCGCGTCTTCCAACGCTGCGACCTTCTGCTGCATGGCTCCCACTACGAAGCCCAGGGGATGGTGGTGCTGGAAGCCCTTGCCACCGGAATGCCAGTGGTGGCCACTTCGGTTGGAATCGCTGCGGAACTTCCCCCAAACCTTGTGCGCCAGGTCCATCCAGGGAACGCCGAACAAATGGCGGCGGCGTTGGTGCAGTCCTTTTCTTCCGACGCGCACGCCGTGCAGGCCTTGCACGCGGGACCAGAACTTGTTCGCCAGCAGTTTAGCGTTGGGAAGATTGGTGCCGACTTCTTGAATCTGTACAAAGAAGTCAGCAGAGTAGAATAGCCCGCATCCTTTCCCTATGTTTGCGGCGTTAGCCCCCCGTTCTGCTTCCGTTCACAGCATTCGATTCATACCTATGGATTCATCATCATCATCATCGTCACCATCATCCCCATTCCCCGAAATTGAGCAGTTGTGGAATTACAATCGCCCTGCCGACACCGAGCAGCGGTTCCGTAAACTTCTGCCCCAAGTGGAGGCTGCCGGGAACGAATCCTACCGATTGGAGTTGCTGACCCAAATTGCCCGTTGCGAGGGGCTGCAACGCCGGTTTGCCGATGCCCACGACACCTTAGATATCGTTGCTCCATTGCTTGCCGATGCCCCAGCCCGCCCTCGGCTTCGCTATTTGCTGGAGCGCGGGCGGGTGTTCAATTCATCGGGAACCCCAGCCGAGGCACGCCCGTTGTTTGTGCAAGCGTGGGAGGAAGGGAATGCCGCCGGGGAAGATGACCTTGCCGTGGATGCTGCCCACATGGTGGCCATTGTTGAGAAGCCGGAAGAAGCGTTGGCCTGGAATGAGAAAGCCTACCAGCTTGCCGAACAAAGCAACCACCCCACCGCCCGCCGCTGGATTGGCTCGCTAACAAACAACATCGGCTGGACGTGGCACACCCTGGGCGACTACGACCAAGCACTCCGCTACTTCCAGCGGAACGTGGAGTGGCACAACCAGATGGGGAGCGGAGAAGGGCTGATGATTGCCCAATGGTGCGTTGCCCGCACCCTCCGCTCGTTGGGGCGTGTGGAAGAAGCGTTGGCGATGCAGCAACAGGTGCAGCGGGAACGCGCCGAGCGTGGGTTTGCCGCCGATGGATACGTCTTTGAAGAATTGGGCGAATGCTTGCTGGCGTTGGACCGCAAAGAAGAAGCCCGCGAATACTTTGCGGGGGCCTATGAGCTTTTATCGGAAGACTCGTGGATGCAGGCAAACGAGGGGGCGCGATTGCAGCGGCTTCAGCAACTGGGGGAAGGGAAATAGAGAGGCGGGAAGGGGTAAGAAACAGGCACACACACACAGACCAACTAATCTATCATAACAGCGTTATGGACCAGCCATCAGAAACCATCACCCAAATTATCCCGCGCGAACTGCTGTTCGGCAATCCCGAAAAACGAAGCCCGCAAATCTCGCCCGATGGAACTCGGCTTGCGTGGGTTGCGCCGGTTGACGGGGTGATGAACCTTTGGACAGGGCTGTTGGGGGAGGAAATGCGCCCCCTAACCCGCGACACGGGGCGGGGAATCAGCGCGTTCCTTTGGGCGCAGAACAGTGAGTATCTGATCTACTTGCAGGATAGCAACGGCGATGAAAACTGGCACATCTTTGCCGTGGACATCCATACCGACGAGGTCCGCGAGCTTACTCCATTCCAGGGCGTTCAGGCGCACCCATTGGATAGAAACAAGCTGTTCCCCGATCGTTTGCTGATCACTATGAACCGCGATAACCCCCAGCTTCACGATGCTTGGTATCTGGACGTTCGCACCGGAGCGTTAGAGCTTGCTGCGCGGAACCCCGGCAACGTACTGGGGTGGCTGGCCGACAATGAGTTTGTTATCCGTGCCGCCGTTGCTGCCGCCGCTGATGGAGGGCAAGAACTGCTGGTTCGCGACACCCCAAACGACCCGTGGCGCACGCTGCTAACTTGGACGATGGAGGAGGCTTGGTCCTCCGGCATGGTTGGCTTCACCAACGATAACCAGTCCTTATATCTGAACGATCCCCGCGAAGCAAATGCCTCCCGATTAGTGGTGATAAACCTTGCCACGGGGGAGCGGGAAGTGTTGGCCGAAGACCCTGAATATGATATCCGTTCTGAGTTGATCAACCCTGAAACTAACGTGGTTGAGGCGGCTGCATTTTTGCGGGAACGGCTGGAATGGGAGGTGCTGGATGAGGCTGTTCGGGAGGACCTTGCAACGCTGCAAGCGCAGCACCGGGGGGAGCTGAGCATCCTATCCCGCGACAGCGCAAACCGGCTGTGGGTTGTGGGCTATGATGCCGACGATGGATCGGGAGGGTATTACCTGTACGACCGCTCGACCCGAACCACAACGCTGCTGTTCCAGCCACGACCAGAGCTGAGCAGCTATCCGTTGGCCACAATGGAGCCGTTCCGATTCACCGCACGCGATGGGATGGTGATCCATGGATATATCAGCTTTCCGCCGGGGCAGGACCGGAAGGGATTGCCGCTGGTGCTGAACGTCCACGGCGGCCCGTGGGTTCGCGACGATTGGGGATTCCACCCCGAGGCGCAGTGGATGGCAAACCGTGGCTACATCTGCATGCAGGTGAACTACCGTGGCTCCAACGGATTCGGAAAAGCCTACCTAAACGCGGGGAACAAAGAATGGGGTGGGAAGATGCACAACGACCTTATTGATGCGGTTCGTTGGGCCATAGATCAAGGCTGGGTGGACCCGTCGCGGCTGGCGATTTATGGCGGCTCCTACGGCGGATATGCTTCGCTGGTGGGGGCAACGTTCACCCCCGATTTCTTCCACTGTGCCGTGGCAATTGTTGGCCCATCGAACTTGATCTCCTTCATCGAATCTACCCCACCATACTGGCAGCCGATGATTAAGCAGATGCACGAGCGGGTTGGGGATCCAGAAACGGAGGCGGAGTTCCTTCGCTCCCGTTCGCCGTTGTTCCGGGTTGACCAGATCCGCATCCCGATGCTGATTGCACACGGGGCCAACGACCCCCGAGTGAAGCAGGCCGAATCGGAGCAGATTGTGGCGGCAATGGTGGAAAAAGGAATTCCGCATCAGTACATGCTGTTCCCCGACGAAGGGCACGGGTTTGTCCGCCCGGAAAACCGCCTGCGGTTCTACGCTGCTGCCGAGAAATTCCTGGCCGAGCATTTGGGGGGAAGGTTCGAGGAGTAAGCCAAAAGCAGAAGCCGTCACCGCGAATATCGGATGGCTTTTTTTACGGAGAGAGGAATACTGGCTTTGCCGGTATTCCTCTTCCTGTTCTTTCTCTCTCTTCTCTCTCTCTGTTGAGCAACGCTGCTCACTTCAAATTGAAGTCATCTTCTGCTCCCTTTTCGTGCGGCATAACCTGTTCAATGTCGCGGGTGAAATCATCGCCATTCCAGAGCATGAATCGTGCGGCTGCTACTTTTTTGCGCATCTCACCACCCATTCCAAACATCTTCCCCCATCCTTTCCACGGCATGCCGTGTTGGAATCTTCCCCTGCCCAACGGATGGTCGCCAAGTTCCTCGCCGTGGGCGGCCATCCATTCTTCCAATTTTTGCTTCCCTTCGTTCCTCCATTGCTCTGCTTGTGGCCGTGCGGTTTCCCCAATCTGCTGCAGGGTTGTGCGGTATTTGATTGCCAGCGGCTTCAGTTCGCCAAGCAGTGTGTGGCGTTGTTCGCGCATCCCCCGCAATGCATCCCGATGGGTTTTCAGGGCGGTGTAATCTTCTTGCTGCCATGCTTGGTGCATTCCGCTTCGGTGGGTCATCGCCTGTTTACGAAGTGCGGCGGCCCGGCTGCGAAGGCCGTTCAGCGTTGCCAAATCTTCTGCCGACATCGCCGCGTCAAGCTGGCTTTTCCATTGGTTGAGGGTGGGGATGATGGCGGTGCGGGTCCAATCCAGCATTGTTTGCCGCAGTTGTTGGCGTGCTTCTTGGCGTTTGGGGTCGGGTTTGTGGGTTGGCTTGGGCTGGGCAATCGCCACCGAACCGATCCCTACGGCCAGCGCGGCCAGTGCCGCCACAATCGTTCGTCCTGTTCTCATCGGTGTTCTCCGTTGTTCACGTTGTTAAAAATGTGGGCTGCTATTTGACGTGCGCCCTCTCTTGTGTGCTATCGCGTGGGGGCTTAGTGGCCTTGCGCTGCGTGCCGTTCCCGTACAAATCGCGCCAACTGCGGGGCGACAGGTAACGGGGTGTTGTGCGGAAACAAAAAGCCGCACCGTGCGCGTGAACACGCAGGGTGCGGCTTGAAGACCGATAGAAGGGATGAGGTTTTTTTACCGCGCCACCACCACCGCACCACCGGCGCGGCGCTCGCCAAGCTGAAGGATGTAGCGGTACATTCCGGCAGGAAGCGTGGCCACATCCAACTCCACACGTTGCTCTCCTGCATCCATTACGCCAAGCTGGCGGCGCAGGACTTCGCGTCCTAACGGGTCCACCACAACCACTGTTCCGGCTTGCGGCGCGGCAAGGTGGAATTGGAGTTGGCTTGTTCCCGATGTTGGGTTTGGATAGGTGCTTAGGCCAAGTTCGCTGGTGAATGCCGGGTCAATTGGGGTGCTGGCCAGCACTTGGATACCCCACGCCAGCAGGCGATAGATATTGCCATCGGGGCGGAGGGTGCTGGCATGAACGAAGATGTCGTTCCCGGCTTGATCTTTCATCAAAATGGTCTTCTGTCCCCAACCCGATCCGCCGCTTGCAGGGATGGGATAGGCAACGGAATCAGCAGCTTGCTCCTTTGTCCAATTCCGGCCAGGGTAGTAGGTGACATCGCTGCTGTAGTTGGTGCGGAAGATGTCGCCGCTGCGTAGCACCATGAATCCGTGATGCCGACCCAACCAGAACATCTCGCTCATGTAGGATTGCTCGCGAACGATGTTGTAAATCCGTTTGGAGGCTCCCCATTGCGTCCCGTCGGCAGAGAAGTACCAGAAGCCATTGTTCGAAAGCTGGTTGCGGTCAAAACAGAAGGCGCGGAACTCGTAGTTATCCACCCAATCAATCTGGTTTACGCGCAGCAATTCGGGGGCGCTTCCAGCGGCATTGTCCCACGACGCTCCGCCGTTGACGCTCCGTTTGAATTTCATGGATGCCGGGATGCCAATGGCTGCCACCCCATTCTGTGCGTCGCGGAAGCAGAGTGCCCAGACGCCTTCGTTGAACCCTTCGCGTGGATCCGCTGCGGTCTTCAGTTGGACTTGCCATGTTGCGCCGCCATCGGTGGTGGCCACAATCCCTTTTTTGCCGTAGAT encodes:
- a CDS encoding glycosyltransferase, producing the protein MLNLPHPPHRRRILPMPLGVELGAFAPASLRTGNRVLVASSMIPLKDYPTMLRAVAIARVRLPELQLEVAGAGTEMERVRRMAFDAGLADSTNFLGFVPDDEMPRVFQRCDLLLHGSHYEAQGMVVLEALATGMPVVATSVGIAAELPPNLVRQVHPGNAEQMAAALVQSFSSDAHAVQALHAGPELVRQQFSVGKIGADFLNLYKEVSRVE
- a CDS encoding tetratricopeptide repeat protein — encoded protein: MDSSSSSSSPSSPFPEIEQLWNYNRPADTEQRFRKLLPQVEAAGNESYRLELLTQIARCEGLQRRFADAHDTLDIVAPLLADAPARPRLRYLLERGRVFNSSGTPAEARPLFVQAWEEGNAAGEDDLAVDAAHMVAIVEKPEEALAWNEKAYQLAEQSNHPTARRWIGSLTNNIGWTWHTLGDYDQALRYFQRNVEWHNQMGSGEGLMIAQWCVARTLRSLGRVEEALAMQQQVQRERAERGFAADGYVFEELGECLLALDRKEEAREYFAGAYELLSEDSWMQANEGARLQRLQQLGEGK
- a CDS encoding S9 family peptidase codes for the protein MDQPSETITQIIPRELLFGNPEKRSPQISPDGTRLAWVAPVDGVMNLWTGLLGEEMRPLTRDTGRGISAFLWAQNSEYLIYLQDSNGDENWHIFAVDIHTDEVRELTPFQGVQAHPLDRNKLFPDRLLITMNRDNPQLHDAWYLDVRTGALELAARNPGNVLGWLADNEFVIRAAVAAAADGGQELLVRDTPNDPWRTLLTWTMEEAWSSGMVGFTNDNQSLYLNDPREANASRLVVINLATGEREVLAEDPEYDIRSELINPETNVVEAAAFLRERLEWEVLDEAVREDLATLQAQHRGELSILSRDSANRLWVVGYDADDGSGGYYLYDRSTRTTTLLFQPRPELSSYPLATMEPFRFTARDGMVIHGYISFPPGQDRKGLPLVLNVHGGPWVRDDWGFHPEAQWMANRGYICMQVNYRGSNGFGKAYLNAGNKEWGGKMHNDLIDAVRWAIDQGWVDPSRLAIYGGSYGGYASLVGATFTPDFFHCAVAIVGPSNLISFIESTPPYWQPMIKQMHERVGDPETEAEFLRSRSPLFRVDQIRIPMLIAHGANDPRVKQAESEQIVAAMVEKGIPHQYMLFPDEGHGFVRPENRLRFYAAAEKFLAEHLGGRFEE
- a CDS encoding T9SS type A sorting domain-containing protein; translation: MATWLRSAQLFLLLLLVAAAAPSLLFAQGGETPIRIPPAVAGRDGKVLIGIGRGVIYKSTVKPDKSMVLEDSLKAGQAGLPDSLDGVWYFDMPRPGDKNYVIGLASYNDNGAKKYCLIHSSDFGTSWTVTKPAALADEQFTVTSNFWLQGLAKMFWLKDGMHGWIYGKKGIVATTDGGATWQVQLKTAADPREGFNEGVWALCFRDAQNGVAAIGIPASMKFKRSVNGGASWDNAAGSAPELLRVNQIDWVDNYEFRAFCFDRNQLSNNGFWYFSADGTQWGASKRIYNIVREQSYMSEMFWLGRHHGFMVLRSGDIFRTNYSSDVTYYPGRNWTKEQAADSVAYPIPASGGSGWGQKTILMKDQAGNDIFVHASTLRPDGNIYRLLAWGIQVLASTPIDPAFTSELGLSTYPNPTSGTSQLQFHLAAPQAGTVVVVDPLGREVLRRQLGVMDAGEQRVELDVATLPAGMYRYILQLGERRAGGAVVVAR